From Chloroflexota bacterium, one genomic window encodes:
- a CDS encoding glycosyltransferase — translation MRRVVFLITMGIERPSGQRYFNLAKELVHQGDQVRILALHPDLEQCQQRRFVQDGVEIWYVGQMHSRKRHGEVLPFSPLQLLWVLITATLGMLWAILCSPAEIYHLGKPQPVNGLAALLGVLLGRGQRFWVDCDDDEVGSNRLTNQAQRMVFSFWQWLLPRLAKGVTVNTQALAARMLTARVPKIVYVPNGVDLSLFQAPEPAVLAGLRTSLGLDGMQVIAYVGTIALHNHPINLLLDAFDQQLKHDPLIRLVLVGGGEDLGYVQTWIRDHGYHDRIFCLGHQDRRSIPMWMALANVTVDPVYDDMVAQARSPLKLFESLALGIPPVTGDVGDRRLVLNFAADRLIAPAGDALALAQTLQAVLATWSTTDRQACFERAADYAWSALALRWRAGYEESYANHSLNPTSTK, via the coding sequence ATGCGGCGGGTTGTTTTTCTGATCACGATGGGTATTGAACGACCTTCGGGTCAGCGTTACTTTAATCTAGCCAAGGAATTGGTGCACCAAGGCGATCAGGTACGTATCTTGGCCTTGCACCCCGATTTGGAGCAATGTCAGCAACGCCGCTTTGTGCAGGATGGAGTGGAAATTTGGTATGTTGGCCAAATGCACTCGCGCAAACGCCATGGCGAGGTATTGCCATTTTCGCCCCTGCAATTGCTATGGGTTTTGATCACTGCGACCTTGGGCATGCTTTGGGCCATTCTCTGCTCGCCCGCTGAGATTTACCACCTTGGCAAACCACAGCCCGTCAATGGACTGGCGGCACTCTTGGGGGTATTGTTGGGGCGCGGTCAGCGCTTTTGGGTCGATTGCGATGATGATGAAGTTGGCAGTAATCGCTTGACCAACCAAGCGCAGCGCATGGTTTTTAGCTTTTGGCAATGGCTCTTGCCGCGTTTGGCCAAAGGCGTAACCGTCAATACCCAAGCCTTGGCGGCGCGAATGCTCACAGCACGGGTTCCCAAAATTGTCTATGTGCCCAACGGCGTTGATCTCAGCCTCTTCCAAGCGCCAGAGCCAGCAGTTTTGGCAGGCTTGCGTACAAGTTTAGGCTTGGATGGCATGCAGGTGATCGCTTATGTTGGCACAATTGCCCTACACAATCACCCAATCAACCTCTTGCTCGATGCCTTTGATCAGCAATTAAAGCATGATCCGCTGATTCGGCTGGTGCTCGTTGGTGGCGGCGAAGATCTGGGTTATGTGCAAACTTGGATTCGCGACCATGGCTACCACGATCGAATCTTCTGTCTTGGCCATCAAGATCGGCGCAGCATTCCGATGTGGATGGCGCTTGCCAATGTGACGGTTGATCCAGTGTATGATGATATGGTGGCACAAGCCCGTTCGCCCTTGAAGCTATTTGAAAGCTTGGCCTTGGGAATTCCCCCAGTTACTGGCGACGTTGGCGATCGGCGGCTTGTCTTAAATTTTGCTGCTGATCGGTTGATCGCTCCGGCTGGCGATGCGCTAGCTTTGGCTCAAACCCTGCAAGCCGTGCTCGCAACCTGGAGCACAACTGATCGCCAAGCCTGCTTTGAACGAGCGGCTGACTATGCATGGTCGGCGTTGGCGCTCCGTTGGCGAGCAGGCTACGAGGAATCTTATGCGAACCATTCACTTAACCCGACCTCAACCAAATAG
- a CDS encoding glycosyltransferase, with product MKLCVVGPTYPYRGGIAHYTTLLVKHLREVGHHVRFYSYTRQYPRWLFPGKTDKDPSATPLRVECEYVLDPTNPITWWRLCRKIRADQPDLVVLQWWVPYWTPSLSYISRWLKKHTKAKIVYICHNVMPHDGGGFLDRRMASTVLKQGDALIVHSDQDLHRAQALLPQAAVLKSQLPTFEEVAKHTDSAAIERLRGQLGISSDHDILLFFGFVRPYKGLEYLIQALPLVVQERPVHLLVVGEFWASPEFYQRYTREYGVEANVTFVNRYVPNEELGPYFDLADVVVLPYISATQSAVVQLAFGLGKPVITTRVGGLHEVVRDGVNGLVVPPQDEVALAKAILRYFQAELKAPMTAAVQAERGQQLHGWENLINCLERIGAK from the coding sequence ATGAAACTATGTGTGGTTGGACCAACCTATCCCTACCGTGGGGGGATTGCTCATTACACCACGCTGTTGGTCAAACATTTGCGCGAAGTTGGCCATCATGTGCGATTTTATTCGTATACCCGCCAATATCCGCGCTGGCTTTTCCCTGGTAAAACCGATAAAGACCCTAGTGCTACGCCGTTGCGGGTCGAATGTGAATATGTGCTTGATCCAACCAACCCAATTACTTGGTGGCGGTTGTGCCGCAAAATTCGCGCCGATCAGCCCGATTTGGTGGTGTTGCAATGGTGGGTTCCCTACTGGACACCTTCGCTCAGCTATATTTCGCGCTGGCTGAAAAAACACACCAAAGCCAAAATTGTCTATATTTGCCATAATGTGATGCCCCACGATGGCGGCGGCTTTCTGGATCGGCGCATGGCTTCGACCGTGCTCAAACAGGGTGATGCCTTGATTGTGCATAGCGACCAAGATTTGCATCGTGCTCAAGCATTGTTGCCGCAAGCTGCTGTGCTTAAATCGCAACTGCCAACCTTTGAAGAAGTTGCCAAGCACACCGATTCGGCGGCAATTGAGCGCTTGCGTGGCCAACTTGGCATCTCCAGCGATCATGATATTTTGCTGTTTTTTGGCTTTGTACGGCCTTACAAAGGCCTAGAATATTTGATCCAAGCCTTGCCATTGGTAGTACAAGAGCGGCCTGTGCATTTGCTGGTGGTTGGTGAGTTTTGGGCTTCGCCAGAGTTTTATCAGCGCTATACCCGTGAATATGGGGTTGAAGCAAATGTCACTTTTGTCAATCGCTATGTGCCCAACGAAGAGCTTGGCCCCTATTTCGATTTAGCTGATGTAGTGGTATTGCCCTATATTTCCGCCACTCAAAGCGCGGTTGTGCAATTGGCCTTTGGGCTTGGCAAGCCAGTCATCACCACGCGGGTTGGCGGTTTGCACGAAGTTGTCCGCGATGGCGTAAATGGCTTAGTCGTGCCGCCACAGGATGAAGTTGCCCTAGCCAAGGCGATTTTACGCTATTTTCAGGCTGAATTAAAAGCCCCGATGACTGCCGCTGTGCAAGCCGAACGCGGCCAGCAACTGCATGGCTGGGAAAATCTGATCAATTGCCTTGAACGAATTGGGGCCAAATAA
- a CDS encoding oligosaccharide flippase family protein, with product MIKESTPTQASVAEAPAPAKLPRARLFQITFGVGGVMLARVLGIFTQIILARRLGAEQYGLFNSLYALLNPLIILANLGLDNWLLRQSADRVKLNKSVSRVFALRGFVLAGLLLVAAPFVSMRSPEFTPHLIALACAGIIGDLLVGTADTALRASIQVLKASSLQILVAFSLFVPIWFTPSLPFSTVVIYRCIAVALGFGLSVYYLHGILRWVWQPRQWIKTIGEARFYFVSEVMAYLTLRVDLFLVALLLPTINSGIYAPPLAIINNTFLVPSITAQILLPMIVKHPPRSPLYRRVMSLAIGLSILYGLAWLALLTWYSDWIINLMYGPQYAAAIPLLQIMAIIPLLKSLNFCWATFMVSNDQQPLRVKLQTIGATISILGNFVVIPLYGLHGVAIINMITEIALFISYGYGAWRTYKKVMR from the coding sequence ATGATTAAGGAATCTACGCCAACTCAAGCCAGTGTGGCCGAAGCCCCTGCCCCAGCCAAATTGCCACGCGCTCGGCTTTTCCAAATCACGTTTGGGGTTGGCGGAGTGATGTTGGCGCGGGTGTTGGGAATTTTTACCCAAATTATTTTGGCCCGGCGCTTGGGGGCTGAGCAATATGGCTTGTTCAACTCGCTGTATGCCTTGCTCAACCCCTTGATTATTCTGGCCAACTTGGGCTTGGATAATTGGCTATTGCGCCAAAGCGCTGATCGGGTGAAACTCAATAAATCGGTAAGCAGGGTATTTGCCTTGCGTGGATTTGTGCTGGCAGGCTTGTTATTGGTCGCTGCACCATTTGTCAGCATGCGCAGCCCAGAATTTACCCCGCATCTGATTGCCTTGGCTTGTGCCGGAATTATTGGCGATTTATTGGTTGGCACTGCCGATACCGCCTTGCGAGCCTCGATTCAGGTGCTCAAAGCCTCAAGTCTGCAAATTTTAGTCGCATTTAGTTTGTTTGTGCCAATTTGGTTTACCCCCAGCTTGCCATTTTCCACGGTGGTGATCTATCGCTGTATTGCAGTGGCCTTGGGTTTTGGCCTGAGCGTCTACTATTTGCATGGCATTTTGCGCTGGGTTTGGCAGCCACGCCAATGGATTAAAACGATCGGTGAGGCACGTTTCTACTTTGTCTCTGAGGTGATGGCCTATTTGACCTTGCGTGTTGATCTCTTTTTGGTGGCCTTACTGCTACCAACGATCAATTCAGGCATTTACGCACCGCCGCTGGCAATTATCAACAATACCTTTTTAGTACCCAGCATTACCGCCCAAATCTTGCTACCAATGATCGTCAAGCATCCGCCGCGCTCGCCACTCTATCGCCGTGTAATGAGCTTAGCAATTGGCTTGAGCATCCTCTACGGCTTGGCATGGTTGGCGCTGCTCACATGGTATTCCGATTGGATTATCAACCTAATGTATGGGCCACAGTATGCTGCTGCGATCCCGTTGTTGCAAATTATGGCGATCATTCCATTGCTCAAAAGCCTGAATTTCTGTTGGGCGACTTTTATGGTTTCCAACGATCAGCAGCCGCTGCGAGTTAAGTTGCAAACGATCGGGGCCACAATTAGTATTCTCGGCAATTTTGTGGTTATTCCGTTGTATGGTCTGCACGGCGTAGCCATTATCAACATGATCACTGAAATTGCCCTATTTATCTCATATGGCTATGGTGCATGGCGGACCTATAAGAAAGTGATGCGATGA